From the genome of Salvia splendens isolate huo1 chromosome 7, SspV2, whole genome shotgun sequence:
TACAGCTTTTTAGTAGTGCGCTTATTTTGTGTCAGTGGTCTCAAGTTGCTTTTTACCTTTCCGTTCTTAGCTTAGTTGATCAAGTTACCTTTCCTTAGTTATGATGTCTCTAGTCTAGCTTAatcagtttagttagttgaTCAGTTCTCTTTTCCTAAGTTAAACTTAACCCACTaaaaagcgtggccgcagccaaacCTCCCAAATGTCTAAATCCCAACACCACTTGCATCTGTCCCtgagggattcgacccctacttCCATTtactaatctatagtattgtgggttaaggtcttgaaagccctGAGTCTCTTCGTTCACACACCCAGCGACTAGTAGTTATCATCCAGCTTGAACCGTCTATTGTCTGACCTGATCAAGTTGTGCATGCTCTACATGTTTTAATTTACGTGTGAACTTTGAGTACTTCAGTTTAAGGGAAAAACCAGCTTTCACCTGCATacatttctaaatgtgcaggttgagcagtgatggtGGAGAATGCTGAGCAGAGTTtatgattttctttttattttaagtagAGTCTCCCAGAGGtgtatgtctccatacatgtgaCCGTGATCATTCCGCTGCGTATTAAGGTTCTAGATTACATCAACTGTTCTCCTATACTCTGATAACTATTTAGTAAAAAGTAAGATTTTCATTCAAGTTCTGTTGATTAAGAGTTAGTTTGAAATTGTTCTCCCCTTTAATTCTAAGTGAATCTTCAGTCATTGTTTATCCCCTTTATGTTCGTTCCCCTCTCCTTATTTCCTacccctagtcacgatttcccggctttgctatccttagcaaagtgcggtcgtgacattacCTATATTCACTAGTAATAATTTTGGTAATATACGATCTGAGttgtaataatataaaattgataaaatagaataaagatatagagaatatttttttatagaatgaCTAATTTTGTGGAGAagtaaaaatggaaaaagagatctggatggagtatttattatgCAATTCAATTTCTAGATAATTAATAAGCTCATGACAGAATGGCCCAATTCTTTTACTAAATATACAAGGTGGAATTTATTGAATAAAGGCCCAATAGATCAAGAACCCAAAATACCATATATTCTTACCCCTCAACCTGCTGCTCTCTTATATCTCTTCAATGAGTTATGACTCTCTCTCTGCAAAATCATTACCATATGATTTTAAAATAAACTTTTCTACATAACTtaatatgagaaaaaaatactaaataaATGGATTGGATTCATGTGTCTGTAAGGATTGGATTATTGTACTCATATACTTATTTCTTTTCAAGTGAAATAATAGAGACAATTGGGAAAGAATAAagatacatttttaaaaatttcatgtGTCTAATTGATATGAATTTTCGATTTGTTTTGTACTGATTCTTGTAGCcacaatattaatataaatgtcCATATGTGAATTCTTTAAGCCAAAAATTCTAATGGTGTGTTTGGGAGCATGGAATTGGAGGTGTGGAATTGGAATTAGAGCCTTCAACTCCAATTCCTATGTTTGGCACCACAAAATtgtttggatttggaattgaattgcaaTTCCAAATCTTCAATTCCACAATTcgaatttcatatcaaaagtagaaaatttgaatttcaaatagTCATAAAACTAGATAAATTCACTATATATCCACTTCACAGACTACACACAGTTCACAACAttccacacactacacacatttcacacatttcatgcacttcacacactacacacatttcacacatttcacgcacttcacacactacacacaatacacacatttcacacactacacacatttcacaacatttcacacactacacacatttcacgcacttcacacactacacacattttgCGCActtcacgcactacacacactacacacatttcatacacttcacacactacacacatttcacacactacatgcactacacacatttcacacactacacgcactacacacactacacatatttcacacacttcacacatttcacactacACACATATCATACATTTCACATACTGCACACATTTCACAAactgaaatttcaaattcagtTCATTTTTTTAGCTTTTTGGTTAGTTCAGTTTaaactttttgaaaaatttaatttttcggTAAGGTTCAGTTCGGattgaaaaaaatctaaaagcacaaaaaaatctaaaaattagATGcttgaaatatgtgaaatgttGAAGTGTgagaaatgtgtgtagtgtgtgaaatatgtgaaatgtgtgtagtgtgtgtagagCGTGAagtatgtgcaatgtgtgtaatgtgtgtagtgtgtatagtgcatgaagtgtgtgaaatgtgtgtaatgtgtgtagtgtgtgtagtgcgtgaagtgtgtgcagtgtgtgaaatgcgtgtagtgtgtgcagtgtgtgaaatgcgtgtagtgtgtgtagtgcgtgaaatgtgtgtagagtgtgtagtgcgtgaaatgtgtgtagtgcgtgaagTGTATggaatgtgtgaagtgtgtgaaatacgtgtagtgtgtgaagtgtgtgaaatgtgtgtaatttgtgtagtgtgtgaaatgcatgtagtgtgtgaaatgcgtgtagtgtgtgaaatgtgtataatgtgtgtagtgtgtatagtgtgtgaagtgtgtgaaatgtgtgaaatgcgtgcagtgtgtagtgcgtgaagtgtgtgtaatatgtgtaatgtgtgttgtgtgtgaaatgtgtgtagtgcgtgaagtgtgtgaaatgcgtgtagtgtgtagagtgcgtgaaatgtgtgtagtgtgtgaaatgtgtatagtgtgtgtggtgcgtgaagtgtgtgtagtgtgtgcaatgtgagaagtgtgtgaaatgcgtgtagtgtgtgaagtgtgtgaaatgtgtgtaatttgtgtagtcgtgtagtgtgtgaaatgtgtatagtgtgtgttgtgttgtgaaatgtgtgtttgcataaattcttcaaattcaatttcatatcaattactTCGTTTTACCAAACATAgtatttggaattgaattagaattcaattCCATCCAATCCAATTCCATAGAATTTgaattccaattcaattccataaGCTAATCAACGGGCTGATTCCTTcttgatttgtttccttgattgAAGGAATTATAATTCCTTTTCAACACTCTCCCTTAAGTTAAGTAATGGGACTTTCGATACTTCAATTTCCCAAGACCTCATGAAAGATCTTCGAGTTCACTACCTTTGTTAGGATATCAGCAAGTTGATCATCTGACTTGACAAACGGTAGTTCTACAGTTTTATCTTTGAGTTTTACCTTTATGAAATGCTGATCCACACCCACATGTTTGTTTTATTCCTACTCGACTGGATTTTCATAAATACAGATAGAGGTCTTATGATCACAGTAGCTACATGACTTTGGCGGTTGGAGGTTAAAGTCCGTCATCAACTTCTTTAGCCACAGTATCTCGTTCCAGCCACAGATATCTGCATTTGCACTTGAGAGTGCCACCACGAcaccaccttttgcttcttacttctaCAAATTACAAGATTCCTCCCACGAATGTGAAGTAGCCAACCGTAGACTTTCTATCCATATGGTCCCCTTCCCAATCAGATTTGTAACTTTGAATGTACAAATGGTTGTTCTTTGCAAACAATATCCCATGACCTATATCCCAACAATTCTTAAGACTACTTCTCAGTGGCTCATATGTGGggcatgcatgaactgactaacCACTCCAACAGCATAGGTTGTGTCAAGTCTAGTAAGTGAGAGATAAATTAATTTCTCAACTAGCCTTTGATATATCCCCTTATCGGGTGGTGCAGCCCCCTCAACAATATATGCCATGGTTTTGAATCATGAGTGTATCGGTTGGTTTGGAGTCTATCATCCCAACTTCAGctaataaattaagtatgtatttCCCCTGATTGATAAAGATTCCTCGTTCAGATCTTAGCACCTCTATCATTAGAAAGTATTTTTAGAGACCCAAATTCTTCATTTCGAATTCTGCAAACAGGTTCTTCTTTAGTTGGCTTATTTCTTCTTCATCGGCCCAtgtgatgatcatgtcgtctacATAAGACATGTGATCTTGTTGTCTCGTTTCTTGAGAAACAATGTGTGTTCTTTATTTCGAATTCTGCAAACAGATTCTTCTTTGGCTGACTTATTTTTTCTTCATCGTCCCATGTGATGATCATGTTGTCTATATAAGACATGTGATCTTGTTGCCTCGTTTCTTAAGAAACAACGTGTGGCCTAAATTACTTTGCTCGAATCCCGTCTAGCCTAAATTACTTTGCTCGAATCCATGTTTCTTCATAACTTCGGCGAACCTTCCAAACTAGGCTCTGGGTGACTGCTCCGATCCATACAGCTTGTTCTTGACCTTACACACTTCTTCCTGTCCAAACTCCTTTGTGAATCCTGACGGCCGCTCCATGTAGACCGGATTGGTCAGCTTTCCACGAAGAAATACATTGATGAAGTCGAACTAATGGACGGATCAATCTTTATTAGATGCAATGGAATACCTAACTTTCACTTAATAGTCCAATCACTTAATAGTCCAATCTTAGTCTCTCACATATGGTACAATCACGTGATGTGCTTCTCCTGGTAGGTGAAAAACTCAAAACACATgtatggtactccctccgtttcttcatagttgaggcaaaacttttcagtacggagtttaagaaatggatgttgaatgtgttaaataaatagataaaaagtaagagaaggaaaaaagtagagagaataaagtaaaaagtgaataaagtagagagaataaagtaagagagagtgaataaagtagagagaataaagtaactatatagagaaatgactcaaataTGAGGAAACTTcgcaaaatgaaaaaatgactcaactatggagaaacggagggagtGGTACAATCACGTGATGTGCTTCTCCTGGTAGGTGAAAAACTCAAAACACATGTATGGTACTACAATACAAAATATGTGAAGAGTAGATATTTAGATTTAGACTAGTTTTTTAGCTACTGCAAacccaaaaaataattaaaatatgaaagcaATCTGATTTATAGCTGGcgttaaaataattaattctcATGTACAGCTTATTTAGGAGTCAATTATATACCCGTGGGAGCCACACGACATTTACTTTTGTACACAGCAACTTGGCTGTCTGAATTTTCCACCAGAAAAatagtactacctccgtcccagttttccattttcgtccgtccctcaaaatttatctcatttcacttttaccatttttgtagtggatctcatattccatcaactcatttctactcacattttattataaaattaatatataaaagtaggtcccacaatccgctaactttttcaactcactttctattatatttcttaaaactcgtacccgaTCAAACTGAAACGAATTttaggggacggaggtagtagtagGAAAAATATATTCGAGCACGAGGTCACACGTGAAGGTCGAGGCAATTTCAAGGATATATCCACTATACTTAAAACGTATTGCACccaaaaattgaattattcCATTTTTCTATGAATACAGAGTCTATTCAACCCGTTTACACCTTGCAACCAATATATATTCAGATCCcgcaataataataaaaaaacattaacaCGAGTTGTAGTTGTATTTCGATGGCTTCTATCTCTACTTCCACTAACATAATAGCCATTCACCAAACCACTCACTTCAACAAAAATCTTCCAAATCATGATGGCCACTGCTCATTTCTTCGCCGGAGCAATTTCCACAGATCTCAGTCAACAAGACCATCAAACAAGTAAATATTAGAATTATAAAATGTGTTATTAGTAGTTTGTgatttacattttattaaaaattaatttgggGTTTCAATTTTTAGGGACTTTTTTGTCCGGAGAGCTACCCCGGAGATCGCCGGAGAAATCATCGTTTCAAATCCTCTCTCCGGCATACCATTTATCGGAGACAATCCATTGTAAGTTTCTctaaatttcaaaatcatcAAATCAAGTATGATTAATAAATCCATGatgtttaattaattgttgcagGCTTGCTGGAATTTTGGCATTAACTGTAGGTGTACCACTTATGATCCAAAGGATAGTTGCATTTACAAGTAAGcgatttataattaattaattattgtagaTCCGAAATAATTGAGTACGGATGTGTAGAGCAAATCGAGGCGGCGTCGCAGGCGGTGGAGAAAATAGCGGACACGGTGGAGAATATGGCCGACGAGGTGGACAAAGCGGCAGAGGAGCTGAAGGCGGCGCTGCCAGACGGCCGGCTGAAGGAGGCCGTTACTTTTGTGGAAAAGCTTGCTGAAAATACATCTGATGGGGCAGATAAAGTCAGCGATTTAATGGACAtggtaattttttgttttttcaattTACATTTATGAAATTATACTCCACTTAATGTCCATATCGGATGCTTTAATTAAATGTGTATCCATTACTTTTCTATGTTAGTACTATCActtaataagaaaataattattgccAACAATTATTGGGTTGATAGGATGAAGATGGcgcattatttgatttaatgtAGTAGTACTAGTGGCCATGATAGGCACGTGAAGTAAGCTGCCagcttttctttcttttgactGTTgactactattttattttgggtAGTCTATCaaagttaatttatttttatttttagttgattaattttttttaaaaggtgATTAATTAGAGCTTATAATTAATTTGAAACAAAACATGCAGGTACAAGAACTCGATGACAAGCTGGATGAGTTTATGGACAAGGATAAAAACACAGGCACTGGCAAAGCTTGAGTTTTTCGACATCGGATCGTTGGGACTTATTAGGAGTGTACTGAGATTAAGTATTTGAATGTTGTTTATATCATTGACTATCCACGAGATTTTGCTACTGCTGCTCAATGCATTCCATCTGCATATATGTGTCACGCTTTTAACTCTTCCcggttttttcaattttttttttaaaaatatagacATAAGACGGAggaatttatatattaattttatattaaaatacgAGTGAAATGGATGAGTAGATTATGAGATTCATGAGGAATGATATGGTGCATACGTTTTGTGAGCATTATTCTCGTTTGATGCATGTTTAATGTTGTTCGTTTTgatatatatttagtttgattctaatatgctaaaaaattattgaaacttttaatttcacaaaactcataaaaatcaaagattgatttgttattttattaacttatttgaaattatagagaaaacaaataaataaagtttgatttttataaattttgtaaaattaaaaattttaataacattttttactgtattaaaatcaaattaaatatataaattaaaatgaacaATACTTAGTTTGCATCAAATGAGAGAGGTGCTTACATAATAAAAACGCTCACATAAGATATACTAACATATCATTTAGATGAGATTTATAtactaaaaagataaataagaaatataatgtctgatgaaattaaaaaatatatatggaattTGCCCCATCTCTAACATTTTTACATTTCCAACATTCTTTGCAAAAGGTGAGTGTTCCATTGATTTAAGCCTGAAAATAATCAATTACTGAATTCTCCAAATTGCTCCTAGCATATAGTATAGTATATTCGATAAAACTTTGTTTTCGCTTCACATAATAATAACTATACATATAAGACTTGGGAACTGAACTGTCCAAACTCCACACCTTCCTAAAATTGAAGATATTGTAACGTTATGTGATATGAGAAAGATTAAAATGATGATGTTCGAAAGGAGACTGCAGTCCTTATTGAAATGAGTTGGAACCAATTTTGTTACCTAATTCAAGCATGTAATTGCCGTCGTGGTctaattgaattattattaatttgataAAATCATCGATCACTATTGATGATGACGGAAAAATGTGGACAGGGGATTAAAGAAATATGCATTGGTGCAACTTGAGGAAGATTATATTAATTTGGTTCTTGATATACAATATTCTTGAAGTATCTAACTAGATTCATACtacaaattataataaatattcaatgttaattttaaaaattaatattcacaAAATTTTCAGAAGCATCTAAGTTACTATTTCAATGCTATTTCAAACAATGTTCTAATAGTGACGTTAATCACCTTTTTGTTATAAAAATTGAAGATTTTATAATTGCAAAAACGTCGTCAACGTATTCACTCATTGATCTATATACACAACTTCTTAGTCTCATCTGAAATGatcaatttttccattttaagttTTCATTACTTaagttattaatttttttagtaaataaaatacaataacattttactttctcttactttatttgttATTTATCACTTTAACTTTATTCTATCAACTTTACTCAATAAAGATAATTTAAATCCCATGCCAAAAAGAAGTTGATCACTCAAAACACAAAACTCTAAAACAATTCTACCTTATTACATAgttgtagtatttattttactttattttcttaattgaactcaataaatattattttcaaaattaatgatGTGTAACAagaataatttatatttttaattgaactcaataaatattattttcaaaattgatGACGTGTAACAAGAATGAAAGGGGTATTgaattttttctttaattttccgATACTTCCACTGATCTCATATCACAGTCATCCTGTCAATAATAAATATTCCCACAATAACAAGAATTCCAATGGTGATGTATATGGCGATTCTATTTTCCTCGCGAGAGTAATTTCCACAAATATCGTATGCTTCAAATAAAGGTATGCCCTatttagggcacccgcaacgctgtgccgttgcggttcctatgccgttccggcggaacggtttcgcggcggcacgcgttgcgggctTCGTTCCGTCGTCattccgtgcccatgccgttcctatgtcgtgccgcgttccgttccggaggaacgcggaacgaaacgttccgccacgcgccgaggcgacgtggcggcctcccattcgacgcgtgaagacCACTcactgccccgcgagtgggcttcgtcccggtgacgcaataattcaatttttttttaaaaaaaatcgaatttaataaaaaaaaaaaaaaaaaattgcaacggtaatgtgaccgtttttttatatccgttttgtatttttttattattatttatttatttactctataaatactcatatttcatacttatttcaatcacaaacacacatctattcctctctatttccaccccaattttcatctcaaatcaactctgctttccttctcccaaatttaatcaaactaatggatccttttgaacaaatgcgtcaaatattgcaacaatcacttgaagaagatcgacgacgggaggccgaagaagccgcgccgccccaacgacgctcccgtacgtacatccatcgtaaccgggaggaagccgctgcaaggttagtacgcgactacttctgcgataacccggtttggggagatacgtacttccgtcgccgtttccgcatggggaaacctttacttctccacatcgcgaatactttggcagcccgagaagagttcttccaggaagggtacgacgcggtcggccgtcccagccacacgacgctgcagaaatgtactgcagcaatccgccagcttgcgactagacaaacggccgacatgttcgacgaataactccacatcggagacaacactgggcgaatgtgcttgctcaaattctgcaaaggcgtccgggcagccttcatcgacgaatttctccggaggccaagcacgaccgattgtcagttcctgctcgaccttcacgaaacagtgcacggattcccctggatgctcggcagcgtcgattgcatgcactggcaatggaagaattgcccggtggcgtggaaggggtcctacacgagcggccacaaaggcacccacccaaccgttatacttgaagccgttgccgactaccgcctttggatctggcacgcgtacttcggggtccccgggtctaacaacgacgtaaacgtgctccaccagtccgacctcttgaccgaagttttggatggtaaagcgccggccatcaacttcgtcgccaacaaccggatttataaaatggggtactatcttaccgatggcatctacccgaagtggcctaccttcgtgaagacgtgcagtgggtctgcgaacccaaagcaggctctttttgcgcagaagcaggaggctgctcgcaaggatgtggagagggcgttcggggttctccaagcgcgcttcaacatcatcaaagccccggctcgtacgtggttcatggaaaacatggtcgacatcatgtatacgtgcataatcttgcacaacatgattgtccaagacgaaggacccgaggcgggaaattggttcgacgacgaatcccccggaagctcaaccgcaagtagtccgcctcgaagtggagcgcatccgtctatacaagaacggttatctattcgtgcatggacacgcgactctagtgcccatacccaactccaacaggatctaattgagcacatttggacaaaatttggcggatgaaattattaaaattgtgtacttttattttttttaggattttaattgtgtgctttttatttttttaagattttaattgtgtgctttttatttttctaaaagtttaaattttttttaatgttgtgtgttttttaataaagtgtgtttgttttttaataaagtgtgtttatttaaattgaatttggttggaaataaaaaaaatgaaattgaatgaatagtaatttaaggaacggttaaggaacgaagggttgcaggttccgttccttagttaaggaatggagtaaaaaagtacagtggggccctcaaatagtggtttaaggaacggtataggaacagcgttgtggatggccttatctGCCATTGCCATGTGCAATTTGTTTGGGCTGAAAAGCTGAATAATTGGGTTACATGAACCAATGTGCTAGCTGTAATTAGATCatgatatttctattttttgttaGTTATTACATCTGCCTGAAGTTGGTGaagttttaaaataattaattttattgaagTAGTTGGATTGCACGTGAAACTGACAACCttgttgtttttatttgtaGTAGTTAGTATTCCATCctccaaaaaaaatactcccttcgtcccactttaggagtctcatttgagttcggcacgagttttaagaaatataaaggaaagttgATGAAAAAAAGATAGTAGAATGatggtcatacttttatatattagttttacagtattaaaatgtgagtggtaaaaagttagtggaatgttggcctattaccatttatggaatattccaaccgGGACTCTTAAAATGGGACATCCAAAAGTGGTAaactgggactcctaaagtggaacGGGGGGAGTAATAAATTTTACTCCTCCTCTTCTAAGTTATTTGagttatatttcatttttattttcccaaGCTATTtaaatcatttctatttttagctaaaaacaaaacatctaattatacatactttattctttcttttattttactttctctcatctcttttactttattctctcttctactttattttatttaactcactaaacacaactttcttataTCTCGTGttgaaaagaaacgcctcaagtaaggACGGATGGATTATCATTTTGGGCAGTCCACCAAAATCAAACTAattctaaaaaagaaaaaattaaatcaatacTAATCATACACATTATTCTAAATATGGACCTCACAATCTACTAATACTACTTCCACCATAttttcctctctcttttttactttattaattatgcattaaaacttgtgccatttacaattttatctattttttgtaGACGGAGTAAGTATTTTATTcgtatataaaaattaaaaaaatatatctagttaataaattaaatataatgagAATGAAGTAGAAGAGCAAGTGGAGTAGGAAAATtgtgagaaaataaaataataaaaataaagtaagagagaagataaaataagagagttgAAGTGCGTTGTATTTTgccaaaaaattaaatgatcCAACTGTAATGGAAAAACTCAAAAAGGAATACGTTTCAATGCTAATAGAACAAAGGGAGTACACTATACTTTTggtagaaaaaaatatatggatgATTTTGGAACGATACAAGTTTTAATACGTATTCCCCTTGTCCATCATTTAAAGaaccattttgtcattttgtgtTGTTCACGATTTATAAAACCATTAACTTTATCCCACTTATgcggaccccacattccacttacTTTGTACACTCTCAatccattataaaactaatacttcctttgtcccaatttaggagtcccggtcacttttgcacacccgttttgtaaaaaatcataataaatagttacactggagaaatggtaaagtaagagagagaataatgttgagaaGTCGCAAAAGTGACCGGGATTCCTAAGAGCAtcacaatagtggactagcgcGCAGACTAGTCACTAGTCCGTGCGCTAGTCCACTATTGCGATCTGCTAGCGGTTGACGGACGAGCGCGACGGACGGCCTCTCGTCCGTCGGATATGgcgctagtccactattgtggcTCCCGACGGACTagcgattttttaatttttttt
Proteins encoded in this window:
- the LOC121811104 gene encoding uncharacterized protein LOC121811104; its protein translation is MASISTSTNIIAIHQTTHFNKNLPNHDGHCSFLRRSNFHRSQSTRPSNKDFFVRRATPEIAGEIIVSNPLSGIPFIGDNPLLAGILALTVGVPLMIQRIVAFTKQIEAASQAVEKIADTVENMADEVDKAAEELKAALPDGRLKEAVTFVEKLAENTSDGADKVSDLMDMVQELDDKLDEFMDKDKNTGTGKA